The Saimiri boliviensis isolate mSaiBol1 chromosome 19, mSaiBol1.pri, whole genome shotgun sequence genome contains the following window.
atttcttgacctcgcgatccacccgcctcggcctcccaaagtactgggattacaggcttgagccaccgcgcccggccttatttttttttcttaaagaccaGTGTGCTTTTCTTGgagaaataagaagaagaagaagaaataccaGTGCAATAGTACactgagtgattttttttaagtgcatatatatatgagCAACaagttctttttccctttttttgaagTAGGTCAGTATACCACATAGACTGTTCTCTGcgtgtttattttttcccatttaatataTCCTGGAGATATTTTATATCAATATAAAAACAGTTTCCATATTATTTTATAGCGGCAGTGTGtttcactgtatttatttatccttttgcagatgaagaaactaaggttcCAAAGGAGTTAAGTAAAACTGGTCCAAGATTACACATCTGGGAAATAGAAAAGCCGTGATTTGAACCCAAACCTGTTCATTCCTCCTCTTCTGCCAGTTTAGAGgggcagagggaaagaggaacGCAAAGAAGCCACCTCCAGGAGGGCTTGAAGCCCAGAGGATGGGTCAGCCACAAATTTCTTGGAAGAAATTTGTTCAGTACACACCCCTCAATGGAGAGAGGGGAGAGCAGCTTCCTCTTAATATACAAAGGATCACTTCTTAACGTATGAAGGACCACTTATTACGTAATTCATGTGCCTCTACTCTTTTTGACCTgtgaaagggagggaagagtgaGTAACTGCTGCTTCTCTATTGCACTAGGAAGCAGCAGAGCGTAATGAACCCTTACCAAGTACCAGACTGTTTTAAGCACTCTACgtgaattaactcatttaatcctcataacaacctcatttcacagatggtgAAACTGAGGGACACACTGCTTAAGGAACTTATCcatgggaaagaagaaagaacccTGGATAAGAGAGGGAAGAGACCTGGTTTCTAGTCCTGCCACTATTGCAGATTGACCTGAGCAACTCTTCTCCCCTAGTCTGTTGTGAGTTCCCTTTTGTAAAGTGGGAAGCCTGGACCAGACAATCACTGAATCTTCCTTTAGCTCCCTGATGATTTTTACCGCTTAAGCCAACTTCTATCTGAGACCAGTATTCCCAAAGAGCTGGAGATGGGAGGCTGAGTTACGTGAgcaagaacatatttattttggGAAAACCTATTGGGAGAAAATGCAAGGCTGCATGATGGTCAGGAGGCTGGTGGGACAGCTGACTGATGGACCACAATCGGAAGTGACAGGAAGCCTAATTTTAGCTCAATaggaagaatattttattttagcaagCTACCTGGAATCCTGTATCAAAAGTAACAAGAGCAGGCCagtcgtagtggctcatgcctataattccagcactttgggagggcaaggcaggtggatcatctgagttcaggagtttgagaccagcttggccaacatggtgaaaccctgtctctactaaaagttaaaaaaaaaaaaaaattagctggatgtggtgacttgtacctgtaatcccagctactcggggggctgaggcaggaaaattgcttgagcccaggagacagaggttctagtgagctgagatcatgccactgcactccagcctgggtgacagagtgagacactgtctcaaaaaaaaaataaataaaaataaaaaagattatatgtATTAGGGAAAACGGAAAGACCTGCATCTGGGTTCAGAAATTCAAAGGTGCCTTCTAGGTTAACAGTAGTTCATGTGGAAACACCCCTAAGGATTTTAGGTgatggcaaattgaataaaaggAGAGTCAGAAGGCTACCAGGAGAGCTCATATGGCCTTGTTTTGTATGAAGAAAAGGACAGTACCCTCTACCAGGGCCCTCCCCGAATTGACAAACAGGAAGAGAAGGACTACACCCTAACCAGGCTCCCCAGCCTTGGCAGGCAGATGTTTCTTCCCACGACAATGAAGAAACCAGGGCCATTTTGCAAAGTAGACTCTAGGGAATGAGGATGTTAGAGCCGGGGGATTGACAGGTGGTGGTAAATATCTGAATTTGTCCTAcgcagttctggaggtcagaatcTGGGCCGAAATGTTTAGCACAGTATAAAGAACTGTCTAAGAGTTAGGacctctaaaaatgaaaaaatactggtTTATATGAAGAATTGAGGCCGGGAGTGGAAGCACATGCTGTGTAATTCCTAGTACACTggaaggttgaagcaggaggactgcttgaggccaggagtttgagaccagtctgggaaacatagtgagaactaatctttattttttatttttattaattattattattattatttttttgagactgagtctccctctgtcacccaggctggagtgcaatgttgagatctcagctcattgcaacctctgcctcccaggtacaagtgattctcctgcctcagcctcctgagtagctgggattacagaggcacaccaccatgcctggctaattttttgtatatttttttttccaagacagagtcttgctttgtcacctaggctggagtgcagtgatgtgatcctgactcactgcaacctccacctctcctgggttcaggtgattctcctgcttcagcctcccgagtagctgacaggcgcctgccagcacacctggctaatttttgtatttttagtagagacaagagtttcaccatgttggccaggctagtcttgaactcctgacctcgtgatctgcccgcctcaacctcccaaagtgctaggattacaggtgtaagcctctGAGcccagctttttatttatttttttgagatggagtctagctctgtcgtctaggctggagtccagtggcactatcttgacccactgcaacctccacctcctgggctcaagcaattctcctccctcagcctcctgagtagctgggactacaggcatgcaccgtcatgcccagctaattttttgtatttttagtagagacagggtttcaccatgttggccaggctagtctcgaactgctaacctcaaatgatccgccacctcagcctcccaaagtgctgagattataggcattagccaccgcacccagccttgtctctatttttaaatatatatatatatatatttaattgcacATTTGGTCACAGGGGGTGTTCAGCTAGAGACCAAAAAGCTCCCTGACCAGATTGCCACAGGAGTGGCTGCAATAGGTGCATTGATCTAGATGATACCTAAAAGCCTTCTGGTTCTACAAGGTTATATGTGTGTCTCTGAAATCCGCTTCCTATGGAAGACACACGAGCTGACCATCTGCTACCAGCgaaagagaaagtgaaattaTCTCTCCAGGGCACGCATTTGGGCCAGTGTAGAATCGAGAAAGCTCCTGTCCCTGGCTCTCCAGACATTCAGAGGCCTGGCTTCTCTAGCACCATCCCCTCTCCCAtgccccacccccctgccccaaCTTACCGGGAGATGGCAAAGAGACCAGTGAGCAGGGGGAGCAGCTTGAGGGTATCCTGGGACAGGTAGGTGGAAAGCACAGCCAGGTTGAAGAAGTAGAGGATAAAGAGCTGGACCGACTGGGCCACATATCGCCGGTGGATCTCCACCTCCCGCCGTGGCTCCCCAAAGGGCCGAAGGGCAGAAAACCATAACAGGCTCAGCCCGTACACCAGGATCCCTAGGTGGAGTTGGGAAATACAGGGTAGGGTCAGAATAGGCAGGGGAAGAGGCAAGAAGCagtcagggggtgggggcaggttCACTGTGGGCGGTACACGGCCATGGGCTCTACACAGTGGGGTGGAGGTGGTCCTGGGAGGAGATGGGCATGCAGagtggcagggggtgggagacACTGAGGGGCCCAGGCCAGGTGAACGGAAACCCTCCTGCTCCCCACGCCAGGCTTCCCGATGCCCCTTTTTGTCTCACAGGCTCACCCAGCACAATGGGGAAGGTGGCAAAGACCCCGCAGCGCAGTGTGTAGATCAGGCGGGAACTCATGGTGGGCAGCCGTGGGACATCAAAGGGCAGGAAGGCGTATGCCCCGTATAGTAGGCAGGGAAAGAGGAGGAGTGCGGCTCCCACAGAGGCCACAGCCCTGAGCCAATCCCGGTCTCCACAGCTCCCGCAGCCCCCACAGGAACGGCCAGGCGGCCTCACCACGGCCTCAGCCCACTTGCACTCAGTGGGGTCGGGGTGGGTGGCCCGGGGGGGCACAGAGGTTCGGCGCTCGCCCTCGCCTGCCTCACAGCGCACAATAAGGTCTTCTTGGGGTCGCCGCTCAATGCACTGTAGGTCAATAGGCACGAAGGCACGGGCCGCTTTCTCAGGCAGCAGGTTGGCATCATCTTCGGTCAGCTCCTCTAGCTTAGTAAGTGGTTCTGACTCAGGGGGCTCCGGTTCAATGTCCCGCCAGCCAGGGGGATCCGGGAACGGAGCACTGGGCTGAGGGCCAGTCCCCCAGGGCAAGGTGGCAGCCTCGCTTACTGTGCTGTCTAGACCATCCTCAGCCCCCACTATGGCTGTGGGAGACCCAGCTGAAGATCCCACTCTGAGAGACTCAGCTCCCGGGGACTCGACCCCACCTTCCCCTTCTGGCTGCTGGCCATTGGGGACCAAGGCCTGGGGCGAGCTCTTCTCTGGGGCTTCAGACCTCTTCACTTCCAGCAGGGCCAGGGGCTCCTGTTCTGTCATCCTGGGGCCTCGGTTCTGGGATCTACCACAATGTCATGTCATCCTGCAGGGAGCAGAGGAAAGCTCTGTCAGAAACCCCGGTCTTCTAGTTCTTAGGATGGGTTGACAGAACTCATACGCTCCAGGTCAACTGGCTTCTTGGGCTTTGGCCCCTTGTGGAGCCTTAGGAAGAACATGGTATAGAAGAAGACGCTGaaacagagggaggagggaaggaaatgagCAGCTGAAATGAAATGGAGGCACCCTTTCAACATCAAATGCCATCCAACAGGAGAGGGTGAGTCAAGGGACACAGGCCCTGGCACTGTGACCTC
Protein-coding sequences here:
- the TMEM79 gene encoding transmembrane protein 79, whose product is MTEQEPLALLEVKRSEAPEKSSPQALVPNGQQPEGEGGVESPGAESLRVGSSAGSPTAIVGAEDGLDSTVSEAATLPWGTGPQPSAPFPDPPGWRDIEPEPPESEPLTKLEELTEDDANLLPEKAARAFVPIDLQCIERRPQEDLIVRCEAGEGERRTSVPPRATHPDPTECKWAEAVVRPPGRSCGGCGSCGDRDWLRAVASVGAALLLFPCLLYGAYAFLPFDVPRLPTMSSRLIYTLRCGVFATFPIVLGILVYGLSLLWFSALRPFGEPRREVEIHRRYVAQSVQLFILYFFNLAVLSTYLSQDTLKLLPLLTGLFAISRLIYWLTFAVGRSFRGFGYGLTFLPLLSMLVWNLYYMFVVEPERMLTAAESRLDYPDHARSASDYRPRPWG